In Thauera sedimentorum, a single genomic region encodes these proteins:
- a CDS encoding amidohydrolase family protein, whose protein sequence is MSYPQPNSKPNGFSPARRRWLRAGLAAGALAATGGAAVVLAQPKIFNPCLSDLPDDLAGHPLVAAAWRGLDPTMVWDCHAHLAGTGDGGHGIVMSPDMLSPLNPLQYIQRLFYLNAGCVHQAPGRVDDSYVERLHNLSDGMAPGYKTMLFAFDRAHAADGTPLPDKSALYVPNSYARDVARATPERFEWVCSIHPYRADALDALAQAAAEGARAVKWLPPAMGIDPASPACDPFYRALVELDLPLITHVGEEQAVHGAGRPEWSNPLHLRRALDHGVRVVMAHCASIGEDVDLDKGANGPRVPSFALFDRMMGEDRYKALLFGDISAIELRNRRIEVVRTIIEREDWHPRLLYGTDYPLPGILPLISPAAFAHEGMLDEAAVPVLEEIRAHNPLLFTFVLKRHLSSHGRRLPASVFETRRFFDRTTA, encoded by the coding sequence ATGTCTTATCCACAGCCCAACTCCAAACCCAACGGCTTCTCCCCCGCCCGCCGCCGCTGGCTGCGCGCCGGGCTGGCCGCGGGTGCCCTGGCTGCCACCGGCGGTGCGGCGGTGGTGCTCGCCCAGCCCAAGATCTTCAACCCCTGCCTCTCCGACCTCCCCGACGACCTCGCCGGCCACCCGCTGGTCGCCGCCGCCTGGCGCGGGCTGGACCCGACGATGGTGTGGGACTGCCACGCGCATCTGGCCGGCACGGGCGATGGCGGGCACGGCATCGTGATGTCGCCGGACATGCTGAGCCCGCTCAATCCGCTGCAGTACATCCAGCGCCTGTTCTACCTCAACGCCGGCTGCGTGCATCAGGCGCCGGGGCGGGTGGATGACAGCTACGTCGAGCGCCTGCACAACCTCTCCGACGGCATGGCGCCGGGCTACAAGACCATGCTGTTCGCCTTCGACCGCGCGCATGCCGCCGACGGCACGCCGCTGCCGGACAAGAGCGCGCTCTACGTGCCCAACAGCTATGCGCGGGACGTGGCGCGCGCCACCCCGGAGCGCTTCGAGTGGGTGTGCTCGATCCACCCTTACCGGGCCGATGCGCTGGATGCGCTGGCGCAGGCCGCGGCGGAGGGTGCCCGCGCGGTCAAGTGGCTGCCGCCGGCGATGGGTATCGACCCGGCCAGCCCGGCCTGCGATCCGTTCTACCGCGCGCTGGTCGAGCTCGACCTGCCGCTGATCACCCACGTCGGCGAGGAGCAGGCGGTGCATGGCGCGGGGCGGCCGGAGTGGTCCAACCCGCTGCATCTGCGCCGCGCGCTGGACCATGGCGTGCGGGTGGTGATGGCGCATTGCGCGAGCATCGGCGAGGACGTGGATCTGGACAAAGGGGCCAACGGCCCGCGGGTGCCGAGCTTCGCGCTCTTCGACCGCATGATGGGCGAGGATCGCTACAAGGCGCTGCTCTTTGGCGACATCTCCGCCATCGAGCTGCGCAACCGTCGCATCGAGGTGGTGCGCACCATCATCGAGCGCGAGGACTGGCATCCGCGCCTGCTCTACGGCACCGATTACCCGCTGCCCGGCATCCTGCCGCTGATCTCGCCCGCCGCCTTCGCGCACGAGGGCATGCTGGACGAGGCCGCGGTACCGGTGCTGGAGGAAATCCGCGCGCATAATCCGCTGCTGTTCACCTTTGTGCTGAAGCGCCACCTCAGCAGCCACGGCCGCCGCCTGCCGGCGAGCGTGTTCGAGACCCGCCGCTTCTTCGACCGGACGACCGCATGA
- a CDS encoding diaminopropionate ammonia-lyase yields MNNAQLLGELASLPLAHCAGRPQAGAYPERLKPILSLAAHEEAMTEIAQWPGYAPTPLVSLAGIARAAGLGAIHYKHEAGRFGLGSFKALGGAYAVLRLLKKEILSRTGQVASSRDLLDGKFRDVVADITVTCATDGNHGRSVAWGAQVFGCKCVIYIHSTVSEGRRAAIARYGAEVVRTAGNYDDAVRAADAAAREHGRFVVSDTSYPGYTDVPRDVMQGYSVMVEEALRQWPEAAPPTHVFIQGGVGGLAAAVCAQLWERLGDQRGRFVVVEPDKAACLFESAAAGTPVAVHGELDTLMAGLACGEVSLIAWDVLAAGAADFLTVPDAAAVACMRLLADAPFGDQPLAAGESAVAGLAGLLMAAVRPQMAAALGLGPDSRVLLIGSEGATDPELYAQLVGRSAEAVEGGMG; encoded by the coding sequence GTGAACAACGCGCAGCTGCTGGGCGAACTGGCCTCGCTGCCGCTGGCGCACTGCGCCGGCCGGCCGCAGGCCGGGGCCTACCCGGAGCGCCTCAAGCCCATCCTCAGCCTCGCCGCGCATGAAGAGGCGATGACCGAGATCGCCCAGTGGCCGGGTTACGCGCCCACGCCACTGGTGAGCCTCGCCGGCATCGCCCGCGCGGCGGGTCTGGGCGCCATCCACTACAAGCACGAGGCCGGGCGCTTCGGCCTGGGCAGCTTCAAGGCCCTGGGCGGCGCCTACGCCGTGCTGCGCCTGCTGAAGAAGGAAATCCTGAGCCGCACCGGCCAGGTCGCCAGCAGCCGCGACCTGCTGGACGGCAAGTTCCGCGACGTGGTCGCCGACATCACCGTGACCTGCGCCACCGACGGCAACCACGGCCGCTCGGTGGCCTGGGGCGCGCAGGTGTTCGGCTGCAAGTGCGTCATCTACATCCATTCGACCGTCTCCGAAGGCCGCCGCGCGGCCATCGCGCGCTACGGCGCGGAAGTGGTGCGCACCGCCGGCAACTACGACGACGCGGTACGCGCCGCGGACGCCGCGGCCAGGGAACACGGCCGCTTCGTGGTCTCCGATACCTCCTACCCCGGCTACACCGACGTGCCGCGCGACGTCATGCAGGGCTATTCGGTGATGGTCGAGGAAGCCCTGCGCCAGTGGCCCGAAGCCGCACCGCCCACCCATGTGTTCATCCAGGGCGGCGTCGGTGGCCTGGCCGCCGCGGTGTGCGCCCAGCTGTGGGAGCGCCTGGGCGATCAGCGTGGACGCTTCGTGGTGGTAGAGCCGGACAAGGCCGCCTGCCTGTTTGAGTCCGCCGCCGCCGGCACGCCGGTCGCGGTGCATGGCGAACTCGACACGCTGATGGCGGGCCTGGCCTGCGGCGAAGTCTCGCTGATCGCCTGGGACGTGCTCGCCGCCGGCGCCGCCGACTTCCTCACCGTGCCGGACGCCGCCGCGGTGGCCTGCATGCGCCTGCTGGCCGATGCCCCGTTTGGCGACCAGCCGCTGGCCGCCGGCGAATCCGCCGTAGCCGGCCTCGCCGGCCTGCTGATGGCCGCCGTGCGCCCGCAGATGGCCGCAGCCCTCGGCCTGGGCCCGGACAGCCGGGTGCTGCTGATCGGCAGCGAAGGCGCCACCGACCCCGAGCTGTACGCCCAACTGGTCGGCCGCAGCGCGGAGGCCGTGGAAGGGGGGATGGGATGA
- a CDS encoding Zn-dependent hydrolase — translation MTPSVPQINPDRLHQRIADLAAVGAIDGGGCARLALTDADRAGRDLVCGSMRELGLAVSVDAIGNVVGVRAGRSDGPPVMTGSHIDTVRTGGRYDGNYGVLAGLEVVAALNDAGLTTEHPLAVAFFTNEEGARFAPDMMGSLVYTGALPLAEALAVQGIDGATVGDELARIGYAGPAPVPAAAPRAFVELHVEQGPVLDREGIDIGVVESVQGISWTEIDIRGTSNHAGTTPMSMRRDAGWAAGEIIAFVRELATELGGDQVATVGRIEFFPNLVNVVPNRAVLTVDLRNTDEALLQRAEARLAAHLAALRDAEKVEISTRKLARFAPVPFAPEMTDRIEGHARALGLTTRRMPSGAGHDAQMLAAVCPTAMIFVPSVDGISHNVREYTEPKHIEAGAQVLLAVLSELAGAGLPAGDRNP, via the coding sequence ATGACCCCCTCCGTACCTCAAATCAACCCTGACCGCCTGCACCAGCGCATCGCCGATCTTGCCGCCGTCGGCGCCATCGACGGCGGCGGCTGCGCGCGCCTGGCGCTCACCGATGCCGACCGCGCCGGGCGTGATCTGGTCTGCGGCTCGATGCGCGAGCTGGGCCTCGCGGTGAGCGTGGACGCCATCGGCAACGTCGTCGGCGTGCGCGCCGGGCGCAGCGACGGCCCGCCGGTGATGACCGGCTCGCACATCGACACGGTGCGCACCGGTGGCCGCTACGACGGCAACTACGGCGTGCTGGCCGGGCTGGAGGTGGTGGCCGCGCTCAACGACGCTGGGCTCACCACCGAGCACCCGCTGGCGGTGGCCTTCTTCACCAACGAGGAAGGCGCGCGCTTCGCCCCGGACATGATGGGCAGCCTGGTCTACACCGGCGCGCTGCCACTGGCCGAGGCGCTGGCAGTGCAGGGCATAGACGGCGCCACCGTGGGCGACGAACTCGCCCGCATCGGCTACGCCGGCCCCGCGCCGGTGCCGGCCGCCGCGCCGCGTGCCTTCGTCGAGCTGCACGTCGAGCAGGGCCCGGTGCTGGACCGCGAAGGCATCGACATCGGCGTGGTCGAATCGGTGCAGGGCATCTCGTGGACCGAGATCGACATCCGCGGCACCTCCAACCACGCCGGCACCACGCCCATGAGCATGCGCCGCGACGCCGGCTGGGCGGCGGGCGAGATCATCGCCTTCGTGCGCGAACTCGCCACCGAACTGGGCGGCGACCAGGTCGCCACCGTGGGGCGTATCGAGTTCTTCCCCAACCTGGTGAACGTGGTGCCCAACCGCGCCGTGCTCACCGTCGATCTGCGCAACACCGATGAAGCCCTGCTGCAGCGCGCCGAGGCGCGCCTGGCCGCCCATCTGGCCGCCCTGCGCGACGCCGAGAAGGTGGAGATCTCCACCCGCAAGCTGGCGCGCTTCGCCCCGGTGCCCTTCGCGCCGGAAATGACCGACCGCATCGAAGGCCACGCCCGCGCGCTGGGCCTCACCACCCGGCGCATGCCCAGCGGCGCCGGCCACGACGCCCAGATGCTCGCCGCCGTGTGCCCCACCGCGATGATCTTCGTGCCCAGCGTGGATGGCATCAGCCACAACGTGCGCGAATACACCGAACCGAAACACATCGAAGCAGGCGCCCAGGTGCTGCTCGCCGTCCTGAGCGAGCTGGCCGGCGCCGGCCTCCCTGCAGGAGACCGCAATCCATGA
- a CDS encoding TRAP transporter large permease, which translates to MWIVALCFFGLMLLGMPVGVVLGISGAVGLLQLGDVSFLAMAPKRYFEGLDMFTFMAMPFFILAGELMNASGITQRLVAFALSLVGYLRGGLAHANMVASVLFAGMTGAAVSDAAAMGNTLVPAMVKQGYSKPFACAVTAAGSIIGPTIPPSNLMVIYGSIMGVSIAGLFAAGIVPGLLICAICMAVIGALGKKLGLPKGEGRPSLMSILVSFKDSLIGLTMPAIILGGILFGIVTPTEAASIAVAYAMFVGFVIYRTLNLKQVGIMLIRTARITGAVFLIIAAASILSWWLTFHQIPQMIASAMLSITDSKAGVIGMVLALLLFVGMFLDITAALIILAPVLGPLTAAVGIDPVHAGIMIILALNLSLMTPPVGACLFVLCSVTGERLERIARALAPFLVAEVVILFLIAYWSDLTLFLPRLFGYVNP; encoded by the coding sequence ATGTGGATCGTCGCCCTGTGTTTCTTCGGCCTGATGCTGCTCGGCATGCCCGTGGGGGTGGTGCTGGGCATCTCCGGCGCGGTCGGCCTGCTGCAGCTGGGGGATGTGTCCTTCCTGGCGATGGCGCCCAAGCGCTACTTCGAAGGCCTGGACATGTTCACCTTCATGGCCATGCCCTTCTTCATCCTGGCCGGCGAGCTGATGAACGCCTCCGGCATCACCCAGCGCCTGGTGGCCTTTGCGCTGTCGCTGGTGGGCTACCTGCGCGGCGGCCTGGCCCACGCCAACATGGTGGCCTCGGTGCTGTTCGCCGGAATGACCGGCGCCGCGGTGTCGGACGCCGCGGCCATGGGCAACACCCTGGTGCCGGCGATGGTCAAGCAGGGCTACAGCAAGCCCTTCGCCTGCGCGGTGACCGCCGCCGGCTCCATCATCGGGCCGACCATTCCGCCTTCGAACCTGATGGTGATCTACGGCTCCATCATGGGCGTGTCGATTGCCGGCCTGTTCGCCGCGGGTATCGTGCCCGGCCTGCTGATCTGCGCCATCTGCATGGCGGTGATCGGCGCCCTGGGCAAGAAGCTCGGCCTGCCCAAGGGCGAAGGCCGGCCCAGCCTGATGAGCATCCTGGTGAGCTTCAAGGACAGCCTGATCGGCCTGACCATGCCGGCCATCATCCTCGGCGGCATCCTGTTCGGCATCGTTACCCCCACCGAGGCGGCGTCCATCGCGGTGGCCTACGCCATGTTCGTCGGCTTCGTCATCTACCGCACGCTCAACCTGAAGCAGGTCGGCATCATGCTGATCCGCACCGCACGCATCACCGGCGCGGTGTTCCTGATCATCGCCGCCGCCTCCATCCTCAGCTGGTGGCTCACCTTCCACCAGATCCCGCAGATGATTGCCAGCGCCATGCTGTCGATCACCGACAGCAAGGCCGGGGTCATCGGCATGGTGCTGGCCCTGCTGCTGTTCGTCGGCATGTTCCTGGACATCACCGCGGCGCTGATCATCCTCGCCCCGGTGCTCGGCCCGCTCACCGCCGCGGTCGGCATCGACCCGGTGCATGCGGGGATCATGATCATCCTGGCGCTCAACCTGTCGCTGATGACCCCGCCGGTGGGCGCCTGCCTGTTCGTACTGTGCTCGGTCACCGGCGAACGCCTGGAGCGCATCGCCCGCGCGCTCGCCCCCTTCCTCGTCGCCGAGGTCGTGATCCTGTTCCTGATCGCCTACTGGTCCGACCTCACCCTCTTCCTCCCCCGCCTGTTCGGCTACGTCAATCCGTAA
- a CDS encoding MFS transporter, translating into MSSQFKLMQERRFLPFFLTQFLGAFNDNFYKNALVVLITFQAAQLTELAPGVLVNIAAGLFILPFFLFSATAGQFADKFEKSRLIRFTKLLEVAIMLIATAAFALSSVNLLLATLFLMGTQSAIFGPVKYAILPQMLAEHELVGGNALVESGTFVAILLGTIVGGLLIAVPDGPTWVSAGVVATAVLGYLASRAILPVPAADPKMKIAWNPLTQTWQMLRFARENRTVFLSILGISWFWFYGAVFLSQFPGYAATVLGGDEKAVTLLLAVFSVGIAVGSLLCERMSGKQVEIGLVPFGSIGLTVFGLDLWWASPALEAGAAMRPLSELLAQPDTWRILFDLVMIAICGGFYIVPLYALVQSRSEPSHRSRIIAANNILNAMFMVVAAAMGASLLAAGLSVAQLFLITALLNAAVAIYIYTLVPEFLLRFIVWLLVHTVYRLKVDGMDHVPEKGPAVIVANHVSFVDALIIMAACRRPVRFVMDHQIFRWPILSFVFRTSRAIPIAPAKEDPAMMERAFDEVARALEAGELVGLFPEGRITDTGELYPFRPGIARIVERTPVPVVPVALRGLWGSFFSRKDGPAMSRPFRRGAFNRIELVAAAPVGPESVTPEALQQQVAALRGERR; encoded by the coding sequence ATGAGCTCGCAGTTCAAACTGATGCAGGAGCGCCGCTTCCTGCCCTTCTTCCTGACCCAGTTCCTCGGCGCCTTCAACGACAACTTCTACAAGAACGCGCTGGTGGTGCTGATCACCTTCCAGGCCGCGCAGCTCACCGAGCTGGCGCCCGGCGTGCTGGTGAACATCGCCGCCGGGTTGTTCATCCTGCCTTTCTTCCTGTTCTCCGCCACCGCCGGGCAGTTTGCCGACAAGTTCGAGAAGAGCCGGCTGATCCGCTTCACCAAGCTGCTTGAGGTGGCGATCATGCTCATCGCCACGGCGGCCTTCGCACTGTCCTCGGTGAACCTGCTGCTCGCCACGCTGTTCCTGATGGGTACCCAGTCGGCCATCTTCGGCCCGGTCAAGTACGCCATCCTGCCGCAGATGCTGGCCGAGCATGAGCTGGTGGGCGGCAACGCGCTGGTGGAATCCGGCACCTTCGTCGCCATCCTGCTCGGCACCATCGTCGGCGGCCTGCTGATCGCGGTGCCGGACGGCCCCACCTGGGTGTCTGCCGGGGTGGTGGCCACCGCGGTGCTGGGTTATCTGGCCAGCCGTGCGATCCTGCCGGTGCCGGCGGCCGACCCGAAGATGAAGATCGCCTGGAACCCGCTGACCCAGACCTGGCAGATGCTGCGCTTCGCGCGCGAGAACCGCACGGTGTTCCTGTCCATCCTCGGCATCTCCTGGTTCTGGTTCTACGGCGCGGTCTTCCTGTCGCAGTTCCCCGGTTACGCGGCCACCGTGCTGGGCGGCGACGAGAAGGCGGTGACCCTGCTGCTGGCGGTGTTCTCGGTCGGCATCGCGGTCGGGTCGCTCTTGTGCGAGCGCATGTCCGGCAAGCAGGTGGAGATCGGCCTGGTGCCCTTCGGCTCCATCGGCCTCACCGTGTTCGGGCTCGACCTGTGGTGGGCCAGCCCGGCGCTGGAAGCCGGTGCGGCGATGCGCCCGCTCTCCGAGCTGCTCGCCCAACCCGACACCTGGCGCATCCTCTTCGACCTGGTGATGATCGCCATCTGCGGCGGCTTCTACATCGTGCCGCTGTACGCGCTGGTGCAGAGCCGTTCCGAGCCCTCGCACCGTTCGCGCATCATCGCCGCCAACAACATCCTGAACGCCATGTTCATGGTGGTGGCCGCCGCCATGGGTGCGAGCCTGCTGGCCGCCGGCCTCAGCGTGGCGCAGCTCTTCCTGATCACCGCGCTGCTCAACGCCGCGGTGGCGATCTACATCTACACCCTGGTGCCGGAGTTCCTGCTGCGCTTCATCGTCTGGCTGCTGGTGCACACCGTGTACCGCCTGAAGGTGGACGGCATGGACCACGTGCCGGAGAAGGGGCCGGCGGTGATCGTCGCCAACCATGTGAGCTTCGTCGATGCGCTGATCATCATGGCCGCCTGCCGCCGGCCGGTGCGCTTCGTCATGGACCACCAGATCTTCCGCTGGCCCATCCTCTCCTTCGTGTTCCGCACCAGCCGGGCGATTCCCATCGCCCCGGCGAAGGAAGACCCGGCGATGATGGAGCGCGCCTTCGACGAGGTCGCCCGCGCGCTGGAAGCCGGCGAGCTGGTCGGCCTGTTCCCGGAAGGGCGGATCACCGACACCGGCGAGCTCTATCCCTTCCGCCCGGGCATCGCGCGCATCGTCGAACGCACCCCGGTGCCGGTAGTGCCGGTGGCGCTGCGCGGGCTGTGGGGCAGCTTCTTCAGCCGCAAGGACGGCCCGGCGATGAGCCGCCCCTTCCGCCGCGGCGCCTTCAACCGCATCGAACTGGTCGCCGCCGCGCCGGTGGGGCCGGAGTCGGTGACGCCGGAAGCCCTGCAGCAGCAGGTTGCGGCGCTGCGGGGGGAACGGCGGTAA
- a CDS encoding FapA family protein, translating into MDLTKNFVKAKRPCTEGFRWFLRHYQDGGNYQELLDALVADGRINDACWLLDQFGPTDAVRTLDTLFAEAMVFAGTLEVRGNIETGGLVRAGRDIRAGGGIHVGDELSAGGDLRCQGGVWTGGKLVTGGDLRVAWGIETHADILCGGDLRAGWALHCSGELTVVGNAVVGQDVHIDADLHCGKSLHAGGDIRAHALRAGHGVLADGSIACADHLEAGWGLRAGGDIFAGGAIRAGEGLEAGGQIRAGAGYGVFAGLDVQREAWEVSARVSAREHPAGLISGWWTGPAALR; encoded by the coding sequence ATGGATCTCACCAAGAATTTCGTCAAAGCCAAACGCCCCTGCACCGAGGGCTTCCGCTGGTTCCTGCGCCACTACCAGGACGGCGGCAACTACCAGGAACTGCTCGACGCGCTGGTCGCCGACGGGCGCATCAACGACGCCTGCTGGCTGCTCGACCAGTTCGGCCCCACCGACGCGGTACGCACGCTGGACACCCTGTTCGCCGAGGCGATGGTGTTCGCCGGCACCCTTGAAGTACGCGGCAACATCGAAACAGGCGGTCTGGTGCGCGCCGGGCGCGACATCCGCGCTGGCGGCGGCATCCACGTCGGCGACGAACTGAGCGCCGGCGGCGACCTGCGCTGCCAGGGCGGGGTGTGGACCGGCGGAAAGCTGGTCACCGGCGGCGATCTGCGCGTCGCCTGGGGCATCGAGACCCATGCCGACATCCTCTGCGGCGGCGACCTGCGCGCCGGCTGGGCGCTGCATTGCAGCGGCGAGCTCACCGTGGTGGGCAATGCGGTGGTCGGCCAGGACGTACACATCGACGCCGACCTGCACTGCGGCAAGAGCCTGCACGCCGGTGGCGACATCCGCGCGCACGCCCTGCGGGCCGGGCACGGCGTGCTCGCCGACGGGTCGATCGCCTGCGCGGACCACCTGGAGGCCGGCTGGGGACTGCGCGCCGGCGGCGACATCTTTGCAGGCGGCGCGATCCGCGCCGGCGAAGGGCTGGAAGCGGGCGGCCAGATCCGCGCCGGTGCCGGCTACGGCGTGTTTGCCGGTCTGGACGTGCAGCGCGAGGCCTGGGAGGTCAGCGCCCGGGTCAGCGCCCGCGAGCACCCCGCCGGCCTGATCAGCGGCTGGTGGACCGGGCCCGCAGCCCTGCGCTGA
- a CDS encoding TRAP transporter substrate-binding protein, which produces MKLKTLLTAAATALAFAVAPAHAEKIIKLHHLNVDDPFESTTGAMVTVFKNLVESGTGGSVKVQTFPNGQLGKDNEVLSQVKGGLVQAGIFSVGGFASAYPMIGVLDVPFLFPDISTTYTVFDGPFGQKLAADIEAKTGMAVLGFGDSGGFFAITNSKKAIKTPADMAGLKIRTMTSEPHKRIISSLGGQPAAIAWAEVYTALQTGVADGQMNPVPIITMAKFNEVQKHITLTDHLFAPYVWVINRKFFDSLTPDEQAVVRSAAKSAIVANRGISRIIEASSKGLPALAKTMTVTSLTPAEKAAFRSAAQPAVKAYVSETFGKEGEDMLSALEQAVEAAGK; this is translated from the coding sequence ATGAAACTGAAGACCCTGCTCACCGCCGCCGCCACCGCGCTGGCCTTCGCCGTCGCTCCCGCCCATGCGGAGAAGATCATCAAGCTGCACCACCTGAACGTGGATGACCCCTTCGAGAGCACCACCGGCGCCATGGTCACGGTGTTCAAGAACCTGGTGGAATCCGGCACCGGCGGTTCGGTGAAGGTGCAGACCTTCCCCAACGGCCAGCTCGGCAAGGACAACGAGGTGCTCAGCCAGGTCAAGGGCGGGCTGGTGCAGGCCGGCATTTTCTCGGTGGGCGGCTTCGCCAGCGCCTATCCGATGATCGGCGTGCTCGACGTGCCCTTCCTGTTCCCGGACATCTCCACCACCTACACCGTGTTCGACGGCCCCTTCGGCCAGAAGCTGGCGGCCGACATCGAGGCCAAGACCGGCATGGCGGTGCTCGGTTTCGGTGATTCGGGCGGCTTCTTCGCCATCACCAACTCCAAGAAGGCGATCAAGACCCCGGCCGACATGGCCGGCCTCAAGATCCGCACCATGACCAGCGAGCCGCACAAGCGCATCATCTCCAGCCTGGGCGGCCAGCCCGCGGCCATCGCCTGGGCCGAGGTATACACCGCGCTGCAGACCGGCGTGGCCGACGGCCAGATGAACCCGGTGCCCATCATCACCATGGCCAAGTTCAACGAGGTGCAGAAGCACATCACCCTCACCGACCACCTGTTCGCGCCCTACGTCTGGGTGATCAACCGCAAGTTCTTCGACAGCCTCACCCCCGACGAGCAGGCCGTGGTGCGGAGCGCGGCAAAGAGCGCCATCGTCGCCAACCGCGGCATCAGCCGCATCATCGAAGCCTCCAGCAAGGGCCTGCCGGCGCTGGCCAAGACCATGACGGTGACCTCGCTGACGCCCGCCGAGAAGGCCGCTTTCCGCAGCGCCGCCCAGCCCGCGGTGAAGGCCTATGTGAGCGAGACCTTCGGCAAGGAAGGCGAAGACATGCTGAGCGCGCTGGAGCAGGCGGTCGAGGCCGCCGGAAAGTGA
- a CDS encoding N-carbamoyl-D-amino-acid hydrolase, which produces MTRKLIVGAAQLGPIARSETRTQVVARLIELMREAKARGCDVVAYPELALTTFFPRWFFEDQAEIDQWFEREMPGPETRPLFDEAKKLGIGFYLGYAELVEQGGAPRHFNTAILVDKSGAIVGKYRKVHLPGHREHEPWRAFQHLEKRYFERGDLGFGAWRTMNGIMGMALCNDRRWPETYRVLGLQGVEMAFIGYNTPMHYPPVPEHDHLQGFHNHLVLQAGAYQNGMWIVGVAKAGKEEGCDLLGQSAIIAPTGEIVAMCSTVEDELVTAVCDLDRCRELKDNVFNFGLHREPETYRLIVDTKGPVEPA; this is translated from the coding sequence ATGACCCGCAAGCTCATCGTCGGCGCCGCCCAGCTCGGCCCCATCGCCCGCAGCGAGACGCGCACCCAGGTGGTCGCCCGCCTGATCGAACTGATGCGCGAAGCCAAGGCGCGCGGCTGCGACGTGGTCGCCTACCCGGAACTCGCGCTCACCACCTTCTTCCCGCGCTGGTTCTTCGAAGACCAGGCCGAGATCGACCAGTGGTTCGAGCGCGAAATGCCCGGCCCCGAAACCCGCCCGCTGTTCGATGAGGCAAAGAAGCTCGGCATCGGCTTCTACCTGGGCTACGCCGAACTGGTCGAGCAGGGCGGCGCGCCCCGCCACTTCAACACCGCCATCCTGGTCGACAAGTCCGGCGCCATCGTCGGCAAGTACCGCAAGGTGCACCTGCCCGGCCACCGCGAACACGAACCCTGGCGCGCCTTCCAGCACCTGGAAAAGCGCTACTTCGAGCGCGGCGACCTCGGCTTTGGCGCCTGGCGCACTATGAACGGCATCATGGGCATGGCGCTGTGCAACGACCGCCGCTGGCCGGAAACCTACCGCGTGCTCGGCCTGCAGGGCGTGGAGATGGCCTTCATCGGCTACAACACCCCCATGCACTACCCGCCGGTGCCGGAACACGACCACCTGCAGGGCTTCCACAACCACCTCGTGCTGCAGGCCGGCGCCTACCAGAACGGCATGTGGATCGTCGGCGTCGCCAAGGCCGGCAAGGAAGAAGGCTGCGACCTGCTCGGCCAGAGCGCCATCATCGCCCCCACCGGCGAAATCGTCGCCATGTGCTCCACGGTGGAAGACGAGCTGGTCACCGCGGTGTGCGACCTCGACCGCTGCCGCGAACTCAAGGACAATGTCTTCAACTTCGGCCTGCACCGCGAACCGGAAACGTACCGCCTGATCGTCGATACCAAGGGGCCGGTCGAACCCGCGTAG
- a CDS encoding TRAP transporter small permease — translation MTLSALAQRIESVGRRVNRVVEWLCAGLVAAMVLVVWLGVIGRYFTEGGFSWSEELARYLMIWAALLAVSCAAWWREHVGLDLLSGKLPPGPRRVLKLAIDATCVGFFAFMCVYGIDMVAEGRSQYSTLFGITMQWPFAAVPVSSALAAFQFGVRLATDFADLPRGETAAVPY, via the coding sequence ATGACCCTTAGCGCGCTCGCACAGCGTATCGAATCCGTCGGCCGGCGGGTAAACCGCGTGGTCGAATGGCTGTGCGCCGGGCTGGTCGCGGCGATGGTGCTGGTGGTCTGGCTGGGCGTGATCGGGCGCTACTTCACCGAGGGCGGCTTCAGCTGGAGCGAGGAGCTGGCCCGCTACCTGATGATCTGGGCGGCGCTGCTGGCGGTGTCCTGCGCGGCCTGGTGGCGCGAGCACGTCGGCCTGGACCTGCTGTCGGGCAAGCTGCCGCCGGGGCCGCGCCGGGTGCTCAAGCTGGCGATCGACGCCACCTGCGTGGGCTTCTTCGCCTTCATGTGCGTCTACGGCATCGACATGGTGGCCGAAGGGCGCAGCCAGTATTCCACCCTGTTCGGCATCACCATGCAGTGGCCGTTCGCCGCGGTGCCGGTGTCCTCGGCGCTGGCCGCCTTCCAGTTCGGCGTGCGCCTCGCCACCGATTTTGCAGACCTGCCGCGCGGCGAAACCGCTGCGGTGCCCTACTGA